DNA from Pontibacter deserti:
GATACAGGCCCGACAAGATGCTAAATCCTATTATAAGCCTAAAGGAGTTTTCTGGGGAACAATGGGTACAACAATATTATACCCTGCTGCTGGTTTGGTAACAGGAGCTGTAGTTTCTGTAGTGCCTCCAAGCACAGATAATGCCGATAACCCAAATGCTTACCTGATGAAAGAAACTGCCTATGAAGAGGCTTACAGGAAGCAGGCGCACCGTAAGCGTTTCGGTAGTGCTGCAGCTGGTTTCGGGATTGGTGTAGCTGTTTTGGGGATTGCCTCTAAGCTGTTGGTTGGTGGGTTATAGTTTATACTTGTTTAAACCAAGCTATCCTTCCATAGCTGCCCCTAATCCTGGGAGCTCTACTTACCTACAGATTTATAGTTGGTTTTGGTGCGCTCATGGCCGCGAGGCCCCGTCTTTGGTCCTCGCGCGGTGCAAATCTCTTTTGCTCCAAACGTCGCAATGCCTTAGCGGCACCAGATATTTACAAGGCGCTCCACCCAAAGACTGAGATCAGTTCGATAGCTGAAACTTTAGTTAAATGTTCAGTTATAGTTGTATAGCTTTATCGTGGTTGTATTTTCATAGGGACAGGTCTCGACCTGTCCTTTTCTGTAACTATAGAACTGTAAATAAACTATAGCAATATCAGAACTGTCCCCTTGAGAGGACCATAGGGGTGTTGAAAAAGAAACTATAAAACTATAACTACGACTAGAGCAAAGGCTGGAAACTTCCGGCCTTAGATAAGGAGGGGATAATGAGGTGGTTGGACCAACAACAACTATAAAACTATAAATTCAGACTCTCGCAGGGGATGTTGATAAAGTGAGTGTATTCAGTTCAATAATTCGTAATTCTCTAATACATTCTCGGCAGCTCTATTCCTTTAATTTTACGGTATAGGTTTATGGCAGCCTGGTCGGTTAGGCTGGTAACAAAGTCGGTGATGTGGATGATGCGCTCGTAATCTGAGACATGTTCGGGCAGGTTAATATAGTGTGCAGGAATGAGGTCAGCTAATTTACGGTGGCGCTTCGACTCTGGCAGAAATACTGCTTTCATGCAGGCATCCAGTAAACCGCTCAGTACTTCAAAACCTGCTGCTTCTATTTCTAATACGGGTTTGTTACGGTAGATCTTCTCAATAGAAAGCATCTTGATCTCGTCCAGCACAGATTTGCAGTGGAGCAGGTTGATAAGTGGCGTATCGAAGGCGCCGGCTAATATTTCCTGTTCATGTTCCAGGAATACCGCAGCACATTCCTCTATCAGTTTACCTATGATACGGGCACGCAGGTAACCGATCTCTTCACGCCAGTCGTAGAATTTTATACTTGATACCCGGTTCGGATCATCGTTCAGGATTTGCTTAAGCAATGCTATGCCTTGCTCTTTTGTTACAAGTCCCAGTTTCAGACCATCCTCAAAATCAATCACTCTATAACAGATATCATCAGCGGCTTCAACTAAAAAGGCCAGAGGGTGACGATGATAAAAAACAGTGTCGCCATCACCTTTGCGTAGCAATCCAAGCTCTTGTGCAATAGTGTTAAACCATGACTTCTCAGTCTGAAAGAAGCCATACTTTTTCTCGCTGGTATTTTTAGTTTTTGCTATAACCGGCAACGACTCCTTTGGGTATTTCGTGAAAGTAGCCAGCGTAGTATAAGTTAAGCTTAGGCCGCCAGACAGGTTACAGTGCGCAGAATAAGTATAAGTAAGCACCCTGAAGCCAGCAGCATTACCTTCAAAGTTTAGCAGGTCTTTGCGTTGGGCTTCAGTCAGGTTCTGCATAAATGGCTGTGCCGCTTCACTCTCAAAGTATGAAGAAATGGCATCTTCGCCGGAGTGCCCGAAAGGAGGGTTACCAATATCGTGAGCCAGGCAGGCAGCAGCAACTATGTCCCCAAAATCAGCTTCCTGTATGTATTTTTCTTCGGTTAGCTGCGGGTTGCGTTCCAGTATACTTTTACCAACTATACGGCCCAGTGTACGGCCTACTACCGATGCTTCTAAACTATGCGTCAAGCGGGTATGCACAAAATCGCTCTCGGGCATAGGCATTACCTGTGTTTTGTTCTGTAACCTCCTGAACGCTGAAGAGAAAACTATACGATCGTAATCGCGCTGAAACTCGCCCCTTACAGATTCGTCCGAAGTATACTTCTTATCGGTACTCTCGAAGCGTTTTTTAGAAATCAGTTTGCCCCAGGTGGTAGAAGGTATCATAAAGGTAAAGTATAAAGTATAGCTTGCTCGTTCATTTGCATACTCACAGCTATTAGTTATCTCAAATATAGCCTTATCTAGATAAATTAACCAATGAGTGTTTACTACTGATATTCCTTAAAAATTACGCTTTGTTAATGTTACGTATTCATGTAAAATCTCAGTTTTTTTAACACAATTTCTCTTGTAATGTAATTTAGAATGTATTTGGCAAGCTTACAGCTAAAAAATCCAATGTTACAACTGCTATACAAATAGCCTTGCTAAGCAAAATTCAAATATGTTTTTTTGTTATAAATCTTACCAACCTTTCCAAGCTAAAACAAAACAGGCAGCTCTAATAGTATCTGCGGACAGGCCTTGTGCCATCCCAATAGAGACGCAAAAAAGATAAAGTGTTAGAGTTATAAGGCGGGCGTGCATTTGTATCCGGCAAATGTTACGCCCGCCTTATTTTATACCTCCTATTACTGCCCTAAATAAGTATAAACTATAACTGAACAGCCCTAATTACAGGAGCTATACTTATACTTTTATAAAAGAAAAAGCCAGGTATACTTACCTGGCTTCCTGCTTTATCTTTGTTTAACTAAGTTACAGCTTCACGATCTTCATGTTACCGTTAACTCTTTGCGAGCTCCATTTTAACACATAAGCACCCGGTGCAATTCCGGTCATGTCAAACTCTAACGGCAAATTAGCATCCGTAAATACAACTGTAAAACTCCGTACTACTTTACCTGTCATATCGTACAGGAACAGTTCCACAGGTGTATTCCTGTTCACCAGGAACGAGATGGTAAATTTCTCATCAGCACCAACCGGGTTTGGATATACCTCGAATATGTTCAGTAGCTTAGGATCAGTAACCCTGACTTTGAAAGTATACTTAAAGTTTCCGTCGTTATAAATGACGCGCAACCGGTAATAGCTGGTACGAGGCAGCGGGTCTTCGTCTACGAACCTGTTGTCCGCTGCGGCATCTACGGTGCCTACTTCTTCAAACTCATTACCATCCTGGCTACGCTCAACTATATAACGGCTTATATTCGCCTCTGAGTCAGTTTCCCAGGTTACTTCTACATCACCATTTGAGTTATAGGCTGCCTGCAGGGTAGCAATTTCTGGTGCCAGGTTACACTCTCCGTCCAGCTTTGGTTCCATAAGCGGCTGTCGGCAAACGCTTGCTACATCTTGCTGGTTGCTTTCTGCTATCACGGTTCTGCCACCTGTAATATCGGCCTCGCTCAGGTCCCTGAAATCTCTTTTATACTCCAGAGCATAGTGCATCACAGCTTCATTAGGCAAAATTACGTGGCCTAACTGGTGTGCGTGGCCTAACTCGTGTAGCATTACTGTTTCAAAGTCGAACTGACCTGTACCCGGAGGCCCCGGACCATATTGCCAGGTAATGTTGCTGTTAATTTCCATGTCGAACTCTGATAGCCACCAGTTTATCTCTTTAGTAGCTGTAACCTGGCAGCCTCGGTAGCGGCTAAGTGTGCGTGCCAGCACGTTTTTACCAACTTCCGATTCAGGTGCAAACATAATGATCACCTCATCGTCGCCTTCGCTTTCTTCTTTGGTAGTTGGTGCACCTATTTTCCAGTTCACATTTGTAGTACAAATCCAACTGTTCATGGCTCTTATAAAACCTTCCTGTGCTTCAAGGCGGCTTTGCATGCTTGGTGCAAAATGTATCGTATAACCACCATCATCATCAACATCTATAAGAGCAGGCTGGTAAGACAGGGAGTCTTCGTAAAGGTTCGTATAGGTAAAAGGAATTGTTATTTTATCAACGGTGGTAGCGGTGGTGCCATCATTGGCTGTTATCCGTATCTCGCCTGTTCCGGCTGTTCCATCATCCGAGCCTGTAGAGGGCACATACATTCTGATCTGGGTATTGGTCCAGGAGAGATAGGCATCTTCAGGTGCTTCGGTAAAGGTACGTCCGCCATCGTCAGCGTTCTTAAAAGATACATTTCCTTTGCCTCGCACACTTCCGAAGCCCGTGCCATTGATAGTAAGTATAGTCTCGGTACCACCACTGGCCACTTTCGGAGAGAATGATGTTACTACAGGCGCCAGTGCGCTTTGCTGCATTTGCTTCTGCGAGGTAGCCTGCAGTTTCTGGTTAGCACTTATCGTTTTATAATTGGCACCGGTTCTTTTTTTGATACCACTGTAAACCTGCTGAATAGAAGTATAGCTATCAAAAACGCTCTTGGCACTAAGCGTTCGGGTATCATATTTAATAAAACCCTGTTCGCTGGCATAAGCACGTGTGCTGAGACGGGTTTTGCCTGGTGTACGGGCTAATAAATTCTGTCGCTTCAGAAAGAACATTCCCTGCTGCCCTTCGCTTAGAGTAAGTGCCACAGAATATACATGTTTATCAAGCCCGACTGTACCGCCTTCGGTTATAACCTCTATTTGTTTTTCCTGCAAAGTGCCTTTAAACACCTTGTATACTTTAATGATGTTGGAAGTATAAATATTTTTATGCTCCTGATCCCAGAAAGACTGTTTTGCTATCACTTCACCTTCTACTACCATTTCTGCACCCTGCAGGCGCTCCTCTAAAGAAATCGGAATCATATGCGCTCCGGACTGAGCTAACACACCCTGCACCAAGAGCAGATTTATGAGCAACAGCAGCCATAACCTGTTGCGGGTAAGGGTAAAAACGGCTGGATTTCCGTTGTAGAAAATTGTCATAAGAACGGTTATGTGTTATAGTGTAACAGGTGCAGATGATATCGTGGTCTCAACAGCAACACTGCTTTTACGCAAATTCAGCTGCAAGCGGATACAGATTTTATGCTTACAACCATGTTTTATAAGTACTTGTTTAGCAATTTATTTACAAACTAATCAGGCAAAGCCATAGGACTGACCTCTTTGTCTGAACTGATGAAGATACTTAATATTATTTAAAACCTATATACATAGCTTTCTTGCCGCATTTGCTACAGTTAAAATAAATAAAAATGGGCTACCGTTAGTAGCCCTTTTTCTGGTTATAGAAATGGTTATAGCCTAGTCTTTAATCATAACTTCCTTGCTTTTGCCATCCTTTTTATAAGTATAATTTACAGGCTTTCCATCCTTGGTCTTCATTAGGTTGCGATACTTGTTGTAAACCTCCTGCGGTTGCTTTTTACCGTCAATGTATAAGCCTGTATTGTCTATTTTGAAATCGATCTTTTCTGCATCCTTTTTCAGCAGGCCATCTTTTACCAGTTCCTGGTTCACATTATCCAGAACAGCAGAGAGCTCTTCATGACGCTTCATGCTTTCGTCGTGACGTCTCATAGACTCTTCGTGGCGTTTCATACTTTCGGCATGGCGGCGCATAGCCTGTTCGTGACGTTGTTCTGCCAGTTCCTGCTGCCGGCCTCTATCATTTTGC
Protein-coding regions in this window:
- a CDS encoding deoxyguanosinetriphosphate triphosphohydrolase codes for the protein MIPSTTWGKLISKKRFESTDKKYTSDESVRGEFQRDYDRIVFSSAFRRLQNKTQVMPMPESDFVHTRLTHSLEASVVGRTLGRIVGKSILERNPQLTEEKYIQEADFGDIVAAACLAHDIGNPPFGHSGEDAISSYFESEAAQPFMQNLTEAQRKDLLNFEGNAAGFRVLTYTYSAHCNLSGGLSLTYTTLATFTKYPKESLPVIAKTKNTSEKKYGFFQTEKSWFNTIAQELGLLRKGDGDTVFYHRHPLAFLVEAADDICYRVIDFEDGLKLGLVTKEQGIALLKQILNDDPNRVSSIKFYDWREEIGYLRARIIGKLIEECAAVFLEHEQEILAGAFDTPLINLLHCKSVLDEIKMLSIEKIYRNKPVLEIEAAGFEVLSGLLDACMKAVFLPESKRHRKLADLIPAHYINLPEHVSDYERIIHITDFVTSLTDQAAINLYRKIKGIELPRMY
- a CDS encoding T9SS type A sorting domain-containing protein, which gives rise to MTIFYNGNPAVFTLTRNRLWLLLLINLLLVQGVLAQSGAHMIPISLEERLQGAEMVVEGEVIAKQSFWDQEHKNIYTSNIIKVYKVFKGTLQEKQIEVITEGGTVGLDKHVYSVALTLSEGQQGMFFLKRQNLLARTPGKTRLSTRAYASEQGFIKYDTRTLSAKSVFDSYTSIQQVYSGIKKRTGANYKTISANQKLQATSQKQMQQSALAPVVTSFSPKVASGGTETILTINGTGFGSVRGKGNVSFKNADDGGRTFTEAPEDAYLSWTNTQIRMYVPSTGSDDGTAGTGEIRITANDGTTATTVDKITIPFTYTNLYEDSLSYQPALIDVDDDGGYTIHFAPSMQSRLEAQEGFIRAMNSWICTTNVNWKIGAPTTKEESEGDDEVIIMFAPESEVGKNVLARTLSRYRGCQVTATKEINWWLSEFDMEINSNITWQYGPGPPGTGQFDFETVMLHELGHAHQLGHVILPNEAVMHYALEYKRDFRDLSEADITGGRTVIAESNQQDVASVCRQPLMEPKLDGECNLAPEIATLQAAYNSNGDVEVTWETDSEANISRYIVERSQDGNEFEEVGTVDAAADNRFVDEDPLPRTSYYRLRVIYNDGNFKYTFKVRVTDPKLLNIFEVYPNPVGADEKFTISFLVNRNTPVELFLYDMTGKVVRSFTVVFTDANLPLEFDMTGIAPGAYVLKWSSQRVNGNMKIVKL